In the genome of Siniperca chuatsi isolate FFG_IHB_CAS linkage group LG17, ASM2008510v1, whole genome shotgun sequence, one region contains:
- the LOC122864482 gene encoding LIM/homeobox protein Lhx9-like isoform X2, giving the protein MMSPDDRALEDLLYGSDLGDEAEGAELGGGPAGVEESAAAGDTPTAVSIQEPMMCAGCGEQVCDRFFLLAAGSVWHSVCLRCSQCHCELQTHPSLYWRDGNIYCQQDYCRMFGGGQCARCFQPIPASALVMRSGELTFHPHCFSCQECDVKLIPGNLYCMQGQNLYCQSHYHDDGSASLSHDLQPQPNLKEAQTQVSGEGEESVSSPEPRLDGGVTGGRTRRRTKRIRTCFRSEQLRALESYFAQKHNPDGKDWTCLAHKTGLPKRVLQVWFQNARAKLRRSLTTDDSQVNSPSAPPRGATVATGSPPAACSPPDQSQPFSTSTIDQLQLSLLTAPLSDPPMRLSFHPGASQLALLSLALLCSIPRTVTSYPHFPTAFLPTVDGPELESGLLHLQAAQEDPRDDCLVQPDTWAEWPQDPRPALLEPGDEEGRSWEEEVLPRAQRGDLAAWPLSPFPGGHSLESMHYQEGGEGEDGGKRNEALTSIAGGLQAVSREKGGFGFRFGRKRWTDRGWKDEGRASTEENKWK; this is encoded by the exons ATGATGTCGCCAGACGACCGAGCCCTCGAGGACCTGTTGTACGGCAGTGACCTTGGTGATGAGGCGGAGGGGGCGGAGCTGGGCGGCGGCCCGGCCGGGGTGGAGGAAAGTGCTGCTGCAGGCGAT ACTCCGACAGCCGTGTCCATCCAGGAGCCAATGATGTGTGCCGGCTGTGGCGAGCAGGTGTGCGACCGCTTCTTCCTATTGGCTGCAGGCAGCGTGTGGCACAGCGTCTGCCTCCGCTGCAGCCAATGTCACTGCGAGCTGCAGACGCACCCTTCACTTTACTGGAGAGACGGAAACATCTACTGCCAGCAGGACTACTGCAG GATGTTTGGAGGCGGTCAATGCGCTCGCTGCTTCCAGCCAATCCCAGCTTCCGCTTTGGTCATGAGGTCTGGTGAGCTGACCTTCCATCCTCACTGCTTCTCCTGCCAG GAGTGTGATGTGAAGTTAATACCAGGGAACCTGTACTGCATGCAGGGCCAGAACCTCTACTGTCAGTCCCATTACCACGACGACGGGAGTGCCTCGCTATCACACGATCTCCAGCCCCAACCAAATCTGAAAGAAG CTCAAACTCAGGTCTCGGGTGAAGGGGAGGAGTCTGTGAGCAGTCCGGAGCCACGATTGGATGGCGGGGTGACGGGTGGGCGGACCCGCAGGCGGACCAAGCGAATTAGGACATGTTTCCGCAGCGAGCAGCTCAGAGCGCTGGAGTCATATTTTGCTCAGAAGCACAACCCTGACGGTAAAGACTGGACCTGCCTCGCACATAAGACCGGCCTGCCCAAGAGAGTCCTGCAG gTGTGGTTTCAAAATGCTCGGGCCAAACTGAGACGCTCCCTCACCACAGATGACTCTCAGGTCAACTCGCCCTCCGCTCCCCCGAGGGGCGCAACCGTGGCGACCGGCTCCCCGCCCGCGGCCTGCTCCCCAcccgaccaatcacagccctTCTCCACCAGCACCATCGAccagctgcagctctctctgCTCACCGCCCCGCTCAGCGACCCGCCG ATGAGACTTTCTTTCCATCCCGGTGCCTCACAGCTCGCCCTCCTCTCCCTCGCCCTCCTCTGCTCCATCCCACGGACCGTCACATCATACCCCCACTTCCCCACCGCCTTCCTGCCCACAGTGGACGGACCCGAGCTGGAGTCTGGCCTGCTGCACCTCCAGGCTGCTCAGGAAGACCCGAGGGACGACTGTCTCGTCCAGCCCGACACCTGGGCCGAGTGGCCTCAAGACCCCCGGCCAGCCCTGCTTGAGCCCGGGGACGAGGAAGGCAGGTCCTGGGAAGAGGAGGTGCTGCCGAGGGCCCAGAGAGGGGACCTGGCGGCCTGGCCGCTGTCGCCCTTCCCCGGGGGTCACTCTCTGGAGAGCATGCACTaccaggagggaggagagggggaggacgGAGGGAAGAGAAATGAAGCGCTGACCTCCATCGCTGGAGGACTCCAAGCTGTGAGCCGGGAGAAAGGAGGATTCGGTTTCCGCTTTGGGAGGAAAAGATGGACTGACAGGGGATGGAAGGATGAAGGGAGGGCGAGCACAGAGGAGAATAAGTGGAAGTGA
- the LOC122864482 gene encoding LIM/homeobox protein Lhx9-like isoform X1: protein MMSPDDRALEDLLYGSDLGDEAEGAELGGGPAGVEESAAAGDTPTAVSIQEPMMCAGCGEQVCDRFFLLAAGSVWHSVCLRCSQCHCELQTHPSLYWRDGNIYCQQDYCRMFGGGQCARCFQPIPASALVMRSGELTFHPHCFSCQECDVKLIPGNLYCMQGQNLYCQSHYHDDGSASLSHDLQPQPNLKEETAQTQVSGEGEESVSSPEPRLDGGVTGGRTRRRTKRIRTCFRSEQLRALESYFAQKHNPDGKDWTCLAHKTGLPKRVLQVWFQNARAKLRRSLTTDDSQVNSPSAPPRGATVATGSPPAACSPPDQSQPFSTSTIDQLQLSLLTAPLSDPPMRLSFHPGASQLALLSLALLCSIPRTVTSYPHFPTAFLPTVDGPELESGLLHLQAAQEDPRDDCLVQPDTWAEWPQDPRPALLEPGDEEGRSWEEEVLPRAQRGDLAAWPLSPFPGGHSLESMHYQEGGEGEDGGKRNEALTSIAGGLQAVSREKGGFGFRFGRKRWTDRGWKDEGRASTEENKWK from the exons ATGATGTCGCCAGACGACCGAGCCCTCGAGGACCTGTTGTACGGCAGTGACCTTGGTGATGAGGCGGAGGGGGCGGAGCTGGGCGGCGGCCCGGCCGGGGTGGAGGAAAGTGCTGCTGCAGGCGAT ACTCCGACAGCCGTGTCCATCCAGGAGCCAATGATGTGTGCCGGCTGTGGCGAGCAGGTGTGCGACCGCTTCTTCCTATTGGCTGCAGGCAGCGTGTGGCACAGCGTCTGCCTCCGCTGCAGCCAATGTCACTGCGAGCTGCAGACGCACCCTTCACTTTACTGGAGAGACGGAAACATCTACTGCCAGCAGGACTACTGCAG GATGTTTGGAGGCGGTCAATGCGCTCGCTGCTTCCAGCCAATCCCAGCTTCCGCTTTGGTCATGAGGTCTGGTGAGCTGACCTTCCATCCTCACTGCTTCTCCTGCCAG GAGTGTGATGTGAAGTTAATACCAGGGAACCTGTACTGCATGCAGGGCCAGAACCTCTACTGTCAGTCCCATTACCACGACGACGGGAGTGCCTCGCTATCACACGATCTCCAGCCCCAACCAAATCTGAAAGAAG agaCAGCTCAAACTCAGGTCTCGGGTGAAGGGGAGGAGTCTGTGAGCAGTCCGGAGCCACGATTGGATGGCGGGGTGACGGGTGGGCGGACCCGCAGGCGGACCAAGCGAATTAGGACATGTTTCCGCAGCGAGCAGCTCAGAGCGCTGGAGTCATATTTTGCTCAGAAGCACAACCCTGACGGTAAAGACTGGACCTGCCTCGCACATAAGACCGGCCTGCCCAAGAGAGTCCTGCAG gTGTGGTTTCAAAATGCTCGGGCCAAACTGAGACGCTCCCTCACCACAGATGACTCTCAGGTCAACTCGCCCTCCGCTCCCCCGAGGGGCGCAACCGTGGCGACCGGCTCCCCGCCCGCGGCCTGCTCCCCAcccgaccaatcacagccctTCTCCACCAGCACCATCGAccagctgcagctctctctgCTCACCGCCCCGCTCAGCGACCCGCCG ATGAGACTTTCTTTCCATCCCGGTGCCTCACAGCTCGCCCTCCTCTCCCTCGCCCTCCTCTGCTCCATCCCACGGACCGTCACATCATACCCCCACTTCCCCACCGCCTTCCTGCCCACAGTGGACGGACCCGAGCTGGAGTCTGGCCTGCTGCACCTCCAGGCTGCTCAGGAAGACCCGAGGGACGACTGTCTCGTCCAGCCCGACACCTGGGCCGAGTGGCCTCAAGACCCCCGGCCAGCCCTGCTTGAGCCCGGGGACGAGGAAGGCAGGTCCTGGGAAGAGGAGGTGCTGCCGAGGGCCCAGAGAGGGGACCTGGCGGCCTGGCCGCTGTCGCCCTTCCCCGGGGGTCACTCTCTGGAGAGCATGCACTaccaggagggaggagagggggaggacgGAGGGAAGAGAAATGAAGCGCTGACCTCCATCGCTGGAGGACTCCAAGCTGTGAGCCGGGAGAAAGGAGGATTCGGTTTCCGCTTTGGGAGGAAAAGATGGACTGACAGGGGATGGAAGGATGAAGGGAGGGCGAGCACAGAGGAGAATAAGTGGAAGTGA